In the genome of Thiomicrospira aerophila AL3, one region contains:
- a CDS encoding DUF485 domain-containing protein gives MNSPKIKFAVILLIIYTVLYFGVALMTSASFKDVAAMEIIGLPLAVWGGLLIIIAGVVITRLYLRKLEQLEEEGAK, from the coding sequence ATGAATAGTCCAAAAATAAAATTCGCGGTTATCTTGTTGATCATTTACACCGTCCTGTACTTTGGGGTGGCATTAATGACTTCGGCATCATTTAAAGATGTCGCGGCAATGGAAATTATCGGTTTACCTTTGGCGGTTTGGGGTGGACTGTTAATAATCATCGCTGGCGTTGTCATTACCCGTTTGTATTTACGCAAACTTGAACAACTCGAAGAAGAAGGAGCGAAATAA
- the acs gene encoding acetate--CoA ligase, protein MSNNIESILTETRVFEPSAAIKQQAGINADKLAAMYAKAEQDHVGFWADLAKEKLSWHKPFTQALDDSKAPLYRWFSDGELNVSYNCIDRHLDTKSDKLAIIFEGDKGDVHHYTYQELHDEVCRFANTLKTQGIKQGDRVIIYMPMIPQAVIAMQACARVGAIHSVVFGGFSAEALKDRVENAAAKMIITTDGGLRGGKAIPLKGAVDQALAKGCDSVKKVIVYQRTKQDVPMQAGRDIWWHEAEAGMSNYHDPVMLPADHPLFLLYTSGSTGTPKGVQHGSGGYLLNAMLTNEWMFDLNDQDVFWCTADVGWITGHSYVAYGPLAMGATIVMFEGVPTYPDAGRFWQVCQDHGVTVFYTAPTAIRALMKFGKDIPAQYDLSKLRILGTVGEPINPEAWMWYHEVIGRGECPIIDTWWQTETGAHMIAPFPGVTPLKPGSCTRPLPGIDAIVVDEEGNEIGNNSGGYLVVRKPWPSMLQTVWGDDQRYIDTYYAKFNNKYYVVGDSAHKDADGYIWILGRIDDVLNVSGHRLGTMEIESALVAHPKVAEAAVVGKPHDVKGESVFAFVVLNTDLPAGAERDAMVNELRNWVAQEIGPIAKPDDIRFGTNLPKTRSGKIMRRLLRTIAKGEEITQDTSTLEDPSILKQLQQA, encoded by the coding sequence ATGTCGAACAATATCGAGTCAATTTTGACAGAAACACGGGTCTTTGAACCCTCAGCAGCCATCAAACAACAAGCCGGTATTAATGCCGACAAGCTGGCCGCCATGTATGCCAAAGCCGAGCAGGATCATGTTGGTTTTTGGGCTGATTTAGCCAAAGAGAAATTGAGCTGGCATAAACCATTCACCCAAGCATTAGATGATTCAAAAGCGCCGTTATACCGTTGGTTTAGCGATGGTGAATTGAATGTTTCCTATAACTGTATTGATCGCCACTTGGACACTAAAAGTGATAAGTTAGCGATTATTTTCGAAGGTGATAAAGGCGATGTCCATCACTATACCTATCAAGAATTGCACGACGAAGTCTGCCGATTTGCGAATACCTTAAAAACCCAGGGCATCAAGCAAGGCGATCGCGTCATTATTTATATGCCGATGATTCCGCAGGCGGTCATTGCGATGCAAGCCTGTGCACGTGTTGGGGCCATTCATTCGGTGGTGTTTGGCGGCTTTTCCGCCGAAGCCTTAAAAGACCGCGTTGAAAATGCGGCTGCGAAAATGATCATTACCACGGACGGCGGTTTGCGTGGTGGTAAAGCGATTCCACTAAAAGGTGCGGTCGATCAAGCCTTAGCAAAAGGCTGCGATTCGGTAAAAAAAGTAATTGTGTATCAGCGCACCAAACAAGATGTGCCGATGCAAGCAGGGCGCGATATTTGGTGGCATGAAGCTGAAGCCGGCATGAGTAATTATCATGATCCGGTGATGTTGCCCGCTGACCATCCGTTGTTCTTACTTTACACCTCCGGTTCAACCGGGACGCCAAAAGGGGTACAGCACGGTAGCGGGGGCTATTTGTTAAATGCGATGCTCACCAATGAGTGGATGTTTGATTTAAATGACCAAGATGTGTTCTGGTGTACCGCTGATGTTGGCTGGATTACCGGCCATTCTTACGTCGCTTATGGCCCGTTGGCGATGGGTGCGACCATTGTGATGTTTGAAGGTGTGCCGACCTATCCAGACGCGGGACGTTTTTGGCAGGTTTGTCAGGATCATGGCGTCACCGTCTTTTATACCGCACCGACTGCAATTCGTGCCTTGATGAAGTTTGGCAAAGATATTCCGGCGCAATATGATCTGTCTAAGTTACGTATTTTAGGTACAGTGGGCGAGCCGATTAATCCAGAGGCTTGGATGTGGTATCACGAGGTGATTGGTCGGGGTGAATGTCCGATTATTGATACCTGGTGGCAAACCGAAACCGGTGCGCATATGATTGCACCTTTCCCAGGCGTGACCCCACTTAAACCGGGTTCTTGTACGCGCCCATTACCGGGCATCGATGCGATTGTAGTCGATGAAGAAGGCAATGAGATTGGTAATAACTCAGGCGGCTATTTAGTCGTACGCAAACCTTGGCCATCGATGCTGCAAACCGTTTGGGGAGATGACCAGCGTTATATCGATACCTACTATGCCAAGTTTAATAACAAATATTATGTGGTGGGCGATAGTGCGCACAAGGATGCCGATGGGTATATTTGGATTCTTGGCCGTATTGATGATGTATTAAATGTGTCAGGTCATCGTTTAGGCACGATGGAAATTGAATCAGCCCTGGTGGCACACCCCAAAGTGGCTGAAGCGGCGGTAGTGGGTAAACCTCATGATGTGAAAGGGGAGTCTGTATTTGCATTTGTGGTGCTTAATACTGACTTGCCAGCCGGTGCTGAGCGCGATGCAATGGTTAACGAGTTGCGTAATTGGGTGGCGCAAGAAATTGGCCCGATAGCCAAACCGGATGATATTCGTTTTGGGACCAATTTGCCTAAAACCCGTTCTGGCAAAATCATGCGTCGTTTATTGCGTACCATTGCTAAGGGTGAAGAAATTACCCAGGATACTTCAACACTTGAGGATCCATCGATTTTAAAACAGTTACAGCAGGCTTAG
- a CDS encoding 3'-5' exonuclease, whose protein sequence is MWPIQLPHRLQQAWWHWQLKDPAYQFLFGPVHSDEVVCFDCETTGLDPKQDKIVTLSAIKIRGREILTSESLNLQFKQQRDINPESILIHQLRNMDVTVGLDERDAIDQFLTFIGSRPLVGYYLSFDVGMVNAVVKPWLGIRLPNPQLDVAELYHQQFYQDWLQPDHEVFDLSFKTMLAKLNLPTLGQHDAFNDALMTAMIYVKLQANRD, encoded by the coding sequence ATGTGGCCGATTCAATTACCTCATCGCTTGCAGCAGGCCTGGTGGCACTGGCAATTAAAAGACCCGGCCTATCAATTTTTGTTTGGCCCTGTTCACTCGGATGAGGTGGTGTGTTTTGATTGTGAGACCACCGGCCTTGATCCAAAGCAGGATAAGATTGTTACGCTAAGTGCGATTAAAATTCGTGGCCGTGAGATCTTAACCAGTGAGAGTTTAAATTTACAATTTAAACAACAGCGCGATATTAACCCTGAAAGTATTTTAATTCATCAGTTGCGTAATATGGATGTCACGGTTGGATTGGATGAGCGTGATGCCATAGATCAGTTTTTAACGTTCATTGGTTCAAGACCGCTGGTCGGTTATTATTTGTCTTTTGATGTTGGCATGGTGAATGCGGTGGTAAAACCTTGGTTAGGCATTCGGTTGCCTAATCCGCAACTTGATGTAGCGGAGTTGTATCATCAGCAGTTCTATCAAGATTGGTTGCAACCTGACCATGAGGTGTTTGATCTGAGCTTTAAAACGATGTTAGCCAAGTTAAATTTGCCGACCTTGGGTCAGCATGATGCATTTAACGATGCGTTGATGACGGCGATGATTTATGTCAAGTTGCAGGCGAATCGTGATTGA
- a CDS encoding sodium/solute symporter, producing MENIVAFGVVVLGILLSLYISYYHRRSTASTANFYVAGGGISPRVNGMAMFGDYASAASFLGVAGAVALMGVDGWWLALGFFAAWIVVLLVIAGPLKNVGKFTVADVLNARYEGSEKGIRMIAMISTLVLCVMYLVPQIVGAGLLFGLLLGWDYLPTVIVTGSLMAIFVIMGGMKGTSYNQAVQGAILFGALMFLLIFGIIAFFGGNPVGMVIEGKEIVPPLVAAGNAEAVAAIAGMTNAESAVAIETVRGMMTEAPNAISPGVGLRDLMNNASLVLALFLGVLGLPHILIRFYTVSNAKDARQSAEFTIWGLAIFYGSVFFVGLIAMYALYPTLVELLAAGQRGVATNMTMPMLGDMMGGQLLMGVIAAGAMAAMLSTSAGLLISATTSLSHDLYKGVLRPNSTDAEQVRFAKIGAGSLAIIAIGMSIWLKEQNVAMLVAMCFGIAASTFAPALVFAVWWRKLTSQAVIIGMAVGLVSSLVFTFAAFFGVKTVLGIDVLVNPALYSVPLAVIVTVVVSYLTSNRGNTEEFMAQAHGK from the coding sequence ATGGAAAATATCGTTGCCTTTGGGGTGGTTGTTTTAGGTATTTTGTTGTCGTTGTATATCAGTTATTACCATCGTCGTTCAACGGCATCCACGGCTAACTTCTATGTAGCTGGTGGCGGTATCTCACCACGCGTTAATGGTATGGCCATGTTTGGTGACTATGCCAGTGCCGCGAGTTTCTTGGGTGTGGCCGGTGCGGTAGCCTTGATGGGTGTAGATGGTTGGTGGCTAGCGCTAGGCTTTTTTGCGGCCTGGATTGTGGTGCTACTCGTTATTGCTGGACCCTTGAAAAATGTCGGTAAATTTACTGTAGCCGACGTATTAAACGCTCGTTATGAAGGCAGTGAAAAAGGCATTCGCATGATTGCGATGATCTCAACCCTGGTATTGTGTGTCATGTATTTGGTGCCACAGATCGTGGGTGCCGGTCTATTGTTCGGTCTATTGTTGGGCTGGGACTACTTACCGACCGTTATCGTAACCGGTTCATTAATGGCGATTTTCGTTATTATGGGCGGCATGAAGGGAACCTCTTATAACCAAGCGGTACAGGGTGCGATTCTATTTGGCGCACTGATGTTCTTGTTAATCTTCGGTATTATTGCCTTCTTTGGTGGTAACCCCGTTGGGATGGTTATCGAAGGTAAAGAGATTGTGCCGCCTTTAGTTGCTGCAGGTAATGCTGAAGCCGTTGCTGCGATTGCAGGGATGACCAATGCGGAAAGTGCGGTGGCGATTGAAACCGTGCGTGGCATGATGACTGAAGCACCGAATGCGATTTCACCAGGTGTCGGTTTACGTGACTTAATGAACAATGCCAGTTTGGTATTAGCCTTGTTCTTGGGTGTGTTGGGTTTGCCACACATTTTGATTCGTTTTTATACCGTATCGAATGCAAAAGATGCCCGTCAATCAGCTGAGTTCACCATTTGGGGCCTAGCGATTTTCTACGGTAGCGTATTCTTCGTGGGCTTGATTGCCATGTATGCTTTGTACCCAACGCTTGTTGAGTTGTTGGCAGCCGGTCAGCGTGGTGTTGCCACTAACATGACCATGCCGATGCTAGGTGACATGATGGGCGGTCAGTTGTTGATGGGTGTGATTGCAGCCGGTGCCATGGCCGCAATGCTCAGTACTTCAGCAGGCCTGCTGATTTCAGCCACCACCAGCTTGTCGCACGACTTGTATAAAGGCGTGTTACGCCCTAACTCAACGGATGCGGAACAAGTTCGTTTTGCCAAAATTGGTGCCGGTAGCTTAGCAATTATTGCGATTGGTATGTCAATTTGGTTAAAAGAGCAGAACGTAGCCATGTTGGTTGCGATGTGCTTTGGTATTGCAGCGAGTACTTTTGCACCAGCGTTGGTATTTGCAGTATGGTGGCGTAAGCTGACTAGCCAAGCGGTTATTATCGGTATGGCAGTCGGTTTAGTATCATCATTAGTCTTTACGTTTGCAGCCTTCTTTGGGGTCAAAACAGTGCTAGGTATTGATGTATTGGTTAACCCAGCGCTTTACTCTGTACCGCTTGCGGTGATTGTAACGGTGGTGGTGAGCTATCTAACCAGCAACCGTGGTAATACTGAGGAGTTCATGGCGCAAGCGCATGGCAAATAA
- a CDS encoding putative nucleotidyltransferase substrate binding domain-containing protein produces the protein MAMSELIGFLAQVHPFDRLPEAELQTAAQAMDLVYFARDQAIPLSQKTDPYLYLVLKGRVAECHDEEGGNHCALYGPNAQFGAAMLLQQQTQLTYHAVEETLTYRMANSTFQRLLNNPDFEAFYFNDITEKLSRFHQQLQMESSSEAMMDAVKIAPLHALVTLGASTSIKVCVEQMEAYKTDACLVTNGDKQGVITSSDLLRGLAIHGFDLTSSIADMVSYPVISIDKNDYLFNALLKMTRFGVDRLMVRDKQAFIGVLHQKELMSLFANQSGLVMLTLERATSVADLQKVTQQIDDLVAGLSNKGVKTHYIAKLVNELHRKLQAKLWQILDTDQQFTEVTFIVMGSEGRSEQVVRTDQDNAVIFDEAVDSQALAQFCQTYSAELIQLGFPPCPGNIMVSNPQWCLSEAAFAQQVIDWFENPSQERFMHLSILLDAQAVQGDPSRLERLKAVLSAQVKKRQMFLAQFARSVMQFDTPIGLFGRLITQKDAGHSIDLKKGGIFPIIHGVRCLALEYGIVKTNTHWRIRDLINHHVFDEKFGVELGETLNFLNTLRLQGMLHQKSMALPIDNSIKTDTLSQLQQDLLKDAFGVVNNFKKFVEQHYKMEGAL, from the coding sequence ATGGCGATGTCAGAATTAATTGGTTTTTTAGCCCAGGTGCATCCGTTTGATCGGTTGCCTGAGGCAGAATTGCAAACAGCCGCCCAGGCGATGGACTTGGTTTATTTTGCGCGTGATCAAGCGATACCGTTATCGCAAAAAACCGATCCTTATTTGTATTTGGTGCTCAAAGGGCGTGTAGCAGAATGCCATGATGAAGAAGGCGGCAATCATTGCGCGCTTTATGGCCCTAATGCGCAGTTTGGTGCGGCGATGTTGCTACAGCAACAAACCCAACTTACCTATCATGCGGTAGAAGAAACCTTGACCTATCGGATGGCAAACAGCACCTTTCAACGGCTATTAAATAACCCCGATTTTGAAGCCTTTTATTTTAATGACATTACCGAAAAGTTAAGCCGCTTTCACCAACAGCTGCAAATGGAATCTTCTTCAGAGGCGATGATGGATGCGGTCAAAATTGCGCCCCTGCATGCGCTAGTCACCCTAGGTGCTAGCACCTCAATCAAAGTGTGTGTTGAACAAATGGAAGCTTATAAAACCGATGCGTGTTTAGTTACTAACGGAGATAAACAGGGCGTAATTACCTCGTCGGACTTGTTGCGGGGCTTGGCCATCCATGGCTTTGACCTGACCAGCTCCATTGCTGATATGGTGAGTTATCCGGTGATATCCATTGATAAAAATGATTATTTGTTTAATGCGCTGTTAAAAATGACCCGTTTTGGCGTAGATCGTTTGATGGTGCGCGACAAACAGGCGTTTATTGGCGTATTGCATCAAAAAGAATTGATGAGTTTGTTTGCCAATCAATCAGGCCTGGTTATGCTGACGCTTGAGCGTGCCACGAGTGTTGCGGATTTGCAAAAAGTGACCCAGCAAATTGATGATCTAGTGGCAGGCTTATCAAATAAAGGGGTGAAAACGCACTATATTGCTAAGTTGGTCAATGAATTGCATCGCAAGTTGCAGGCTAAACTTTGGCAGATTTTAGACACTGATCAACAGTTTACTGAAGTCACCTTTATTGTGATGGGCAGTGAAGGGCGTTCTGAGCAGGTTGTGCGCACTGACCAGGATAATGCGGTGATTTTTGATGAAGCGGTTGATTCACAGGCCCTGGCTCAATTTTGTCAGACCTATTCAGCCGAATTAATTCAGCTCGGCTTTCCGCCTTGTCCTGGCAATATTATGGTATCCAATCCACAGTGGTGTCTGAGTGAAGCGGCGTTTGCGCAACAGGTGATTGACTGGTTTGAAAACCCGTCGCAAGAGCGCTTTATGCATTTATCTATTTTGTTGGATGCGCAAGCGGTGCAGGGCGATCCTAGTCGGTTGGAGCGTTTAAAAGCTGTGTTGTCTGCGCAAGTGAAAAAACGCCAGATGTTTTTAGCCCAGTTTGCGCGCAGTGTGATGCAGTTTGACACGCCGATTGGATTGTTTGGCCGTTTGATTACCCAAAAAGATGCCGGCCATTCGATTGATCTAAAAAAGGGGGGCATTTTTCCGATTATCCATGGCGTGCGTTGCTTGGCGTTGGAGTATGGCATTGTTAAAACAAACACCCATTGGCGCATTCGCGATCTGATTAACCACCATGTATTTGACGAGAAATTTGGCGTGGAATTAGGTGAAACACTCAACTTCTTGAATACGTTACGTTTGCAAGGTATGTTGCACCAAAAGTCTATGGCTTTGCCGATTGATAACTCGATAAAAACCGACACCTTGAGTCAGTTGCAGCAGGATTTATTAAAAGATGCGTTTGGAGTGGTCAACAACTTTAAAAAGTTTGTTGAACAGCATTATAAGATGGAAGGGGCCTTGTGA
- the rimP gene encoding ribosome maturation factor RimP: protein MTLEQKIAGLVTPAIEALGMTLWGCEYIAAGKDSTLRIYIDRPDVGVNVDDCALASRQISAIMDVEDPISSAYYLEVSSPGLDRPFFKPEQYAAYVNKTVNVRTRTPEMGRRKFKGKLVEVQAEQILVEVDREVYEIPFSNIDKANLVVEL from the coding sequence ATGACGCTGGAACAAAAAATTGCAGGCCTGGTAACCCCAGCCATTGAAGCCCTCGGGATGACACTATGGGGTTGCGAATATATCGCCGCGGGTAAGGATTCAACCCTTAGAATTTATATTGATCGTCCAGATGTTGGGGTAAATGTTGATGATTGCGCCCTGGCCAGTCGCCAAATTAGCGCCATTATGGATGTAGAAGACCCTATTTCGTCTGCCTATTACCTTGAAGTGTCTTCACCTGGCTTGGATCGTCCCTTCTTTAAACCTGAACAATATGCTGCGTATGTGAACAAAACAGTCAATGTACGCACGCGTACGCCTGAGATGGGGCGTCGTAAGTTTAAAGGTAAGTTGGTTGAAGTCCAAGCTGAACAAATTTTGGTGGAAGTGGATCGTGAAGTCTATGAGATTCCATTTTCGAATATTGATAAAGCAAATTTAGTTGTTGAATTGTAA
- the dnaE gene encoding DNA polymerase III subunit alpha has product MADTPATFVHLHLHSEFSVRDSLLHIKPLMAKVKEEGQPALALTDQSNMFALLKFYSAARSQGIKPILGADLWVHHDGQVFSITLLCQDATGYLNLSKLISKAYLTNQQVYQANQLPLVEQAWLSEHQAGLIVLLGLHSNIGQALSKDNKTLAKEQQAWWQAHFANRVYLELVRTQRPGEEAFIQQVLPLAQTWQWPVVATNDVRFLARDDFDAHEIRCCIHSGYVIEDPNRPRTYSEEQYLKSSAEMEALFADIPQAITNTLLIAQRCNFSLALGTYYLPEFPIPPELTLDQFFRQECHQGLDARLEFLFGHLAADEFNAKQQEYRERLDFELNTILQMGFPGYFLIVADFIQWAKNHQIPVGPGRGSGAGSLVAYSLKITDLDPIQYDLLFERFLNPERVSMPDFDVDFCMERRDEVIDYVSRHYGRDHVSQIITYGTMAAKAVVRDVGRVLGHPYGMVDGVAKLIPNELGIKLKDALEKEEDLQQRYRDDEEVKTLLDYALKLEGTVRNVGKHAGGVVIGPRPLDTFCPLYSEADGRGVVTQLDKNDVETIGLVKFDFLGLRTLTIIDWALQAINAGKQPDDDGFVDINRIPLDDPKVFELIKTGKTTGVFQLESAGMQDLIRRLRPDCFEDIIALVALFRPGPLESGMVDNFIARKHGKEAVSYPDAQYQHESLKEILEPTYGIILYQEQVMQIAQVLSGYTLGGADMLRRAMGKKKPEEMAKERGKFEQGAIDNGVDGHLAMKIFDLVEKFAGYGFNKSHSAAYALVSYQSAWLKTHFPAHFMAAQISSDMDNTDKVVHMINECYAMNLTLLPPDINRCAIRFQAADAQTIIYGLGAIKGVGEAALDQVLADRQANGPFSDLFDFANRAGKKINRRVLEALIRAGAFDRLHDNRHAMLESVTMALTQADQFLANAQSGQSDLFGDADLALAPPASLVQVAEMPERQKLQGEKDTLGLYLTGHPIEAYRQELADYARLTLAQLTPNKYEKRWVAGLVVAIRTKNTRSGDKMAFITLDDRTARLEVVCRPAVFDAVRDWLSIDEVVLIKGAVTEDSFNGGIKLDAEQLVTLAEMRAQEARAIKLYCDVAQLNEAKVAALADQLLPYWAQPDQQGLPLVVECYQQHDHARVSMQLKSNGLVRPDDALLELLHQQAWSVEVVKKRAQ; this is encoded by the coding sequence ATGGCTGATACTCCAGCAACCTTTGTACATTTGCATTTGCATTCTGAATTTTCAGTCAGAGATAGTTTACTCCATATTAAACCGCTGATGGCAAAGGTCAAGGAAGAAGGGCAACCTGCGCTGGCTTTGACTGATCAATCCAATATGTTTGCGTTATTAAAGTTTTATAGCGCCGCCCGCAGTCAAGGTATTAAGCCTATTTTAGGTGCTGATTTGTGGGTTCACCATGATGGCCAGGTATTTAGTATTACCTTGCTATGTCAGGATGCCACCGGCTACCTTAATTTATCGAAACTCATCTCGAAAGCCTATTTAACCAATCAGCAAGTCTATCAAGCCAATCAATTGCCTCTGGTGGAGCAGGCCTGGTTAAGCGAACATCAAGCAGGCTTAATTGTATTGTTGGGCTTGCACAGTAATATTGGCCAAGCCTTGTCAAAAGACAATAAAACCCTCGCTAAAGAGCAGCAGGCCTGGTGGCAGGCGCATTTTGCCAATCGTGTTTACTTGGAGCTCGTGCGTACCCAACGCCCCGGTGAAGAGGCATTTATTCAACAGGTGTTGCCGCTCGCGCAGACTTGGCAGTGGCCGGTGGTGGCGACCAATGATGTACGGTTTTTAGCCCGTGATGACTTTGATGCCCATGAGATTCGGTGCTGTATTCATAGTGGTTATGTCATTGAAGACCCGAATCGCCCCCGTACCTATTCCGAAGAGCAGTATTTAAAATCCAGCGCTGAAATGGAGGCTTTATTTGCCGATATTCCGCAGGCCATCACCAATACGTTACTGATTGCGCAGCGCTGTAATTTTAGTCTGGCCTTGGGCACCTATTATTTGCCCGAGTTTCCGATTCCACCTGAGTTGACGCTGGATCAGTTTTTTCGGCAAGAATGCCATCAGGGTTTGGATGCGCGATTAGAGTTTTTGTTTGGTCATTTGGCCGCGGATGAGTTTAACGCCAAGCAGCAGGAATATCGTGAACGCCTCGATTTTGAGTTAAACACGATTTTGCAGATGGGATTTCCGGGCTACTTCTTAATCGTTGCCGACTTCATTCAATGGGCTAAAAACCATCAAATTCCGGTTGGACCGGGGCGGGGTTCGGGTGCCGGTTCGTTGGTGGCCTATTCGCTAAAAATTACCGATTTGGATCCGATTCAATATGACCTGCTGTTTGAACGATTTTTGAACCCTGAGCGGGTTTCGATGCCCGACTTTGACGTCGACTTTTGTATGGAGCGACGCGATGAGGTGATTGATTATGTGTCACGCCATTATGGTCGGGATCACGTGTCGCAAATTATTACCTATGGCACCATGGCCGCTAAAGCGGTGGTGCGCGATGTAGGGCGTGTGCTCGGGCATCCCTATGGCATGGTCGATGGGGTGGCCAAGCTGATTCCAAACGAGTTAGGCATTAAGCTGAAGGACGCGTTAGAAAAAGAAGAGGATTTACAACAGCGCTATCGTGACGATGAAGAAGTTAAAACGCTGTTGGATTATGCGCTTAAGTTAGAGGGTACTGTGCGTAATGTGGGTAAGCACGCCGGTGGGGTGGTCATCGGTCCGCGTCCGTTGGATACCTTTTGCCCGCTCTATTCTGAAGCCGATGGCCGTGGTGTCGTCACCCAATTAGATAAAAACGATGTGGAAACCATCGGCTTGGTCAAGTTCGACTTTTTGGGCTTGCGAACGCTGACCATTATTGACTGGGCGTTGCAGGCCATTAATGCCGGTAAGCAGCCGGATGATGACGGCTTTGTTGATATTAACCGCATTCCATTGGATGATCCGAAGGTATTTGAGCTGATAAAAACCGGTAAAACCACCGGGGTGTTTCAGTTGGAATCGGCGGGGATGCAAGATCTGATTCGGCGCCTGCGTCCAGATTGCTTTGAAGATATCATCGCCCTAGTGGCCTTATTCCGTCCTGGTCCATTGGAATCGGGGATGGTTGATAACTTTATTGCGCGTAAGCATGGTAAAGAGGCGGTGTCTTATCCCGATGCGCAGTATCAACATGAAAGCTTAAAAGAGATTTTAGAGCCGACTTACGGCATTATTTTGTATCAAGAGCAGGTGATGCAGATTGCGCAGGTGCTGTCCGGTTATACGCTGGGTGGTGCGGATATGCTGCGTCGTGCCATGGGTAAGAAAAAGCCCGAAGAAATGGCCAAAGAGCGTGGCAAATTTGAGCAGGGTGCAATTGATAATGGCGTCGATGGCCATCTAGCCATGAAAATCTTCGATTTGGTTGAAAAGTTCGCTGGCTATGGTTTTAACAAATCTCACTCGGCGGCCTATGCGTTGGTGTCTTATCAGTCGGCGTGGCTCAAAACCCATTTTCCGGCCCATTTTATGGCCGCGCAAATCTCGTCTGACATGGACAACACCGATAAGGTGGTGCACATGATTAATGAGTGTTATGCGATGAACTTAACCCTGTTGCCACCGGACATTAATCGCTGTGCGATTCGCTTTCAAGCAGCGGATGCGCAGACCATTATTTATGGCTTAGGCGCGATTAAGGGTGTTGGCGAGGCGGCATTGGATCAGGTGCTGGCGGATCGGCAGGCCAATGGCCCTTTTAGCGATTTATTTGATTTTGCCAATCGCGCCGGTAAGAAAATTAACCGTCGGGTGTTAGAAGCCTTGATTCGTGCCGGTGCATTTGATCGATTACATGATAATCGTCATGCCATGCTTGAATCGGTGACCATGGCGCTTACGCAGGCAGATCAATTTCTTGCCAATGCGCAATCCGGTCAGAGTGACTTATTTGGTGATGCTGATTTGGCTTTAGCGCCACCGGCTAGTTTAGTTCAAGTCGCTGAAATGCCTGAGCGACAAAAGCTGCAAGGGGAAAAGGATACGCTCGGATTGTATTTAACCGGTCACCCTATTGAAGCCTACCGCCAAGAGTTGGCCGACTATGCCCGCTTAACGCTGGCGCAATTGACGCCGAATAAATATGAAAAACGTTGGGTAGCAGGCCTGGTGGTCGCGATTCGCACTAAAAATACCCGCAGTGGTGACAAGATGGCGTTTATTACCTTGGATGATCGGACGGCGCGGCTTGAGGTCGTCTGTCGTCCGGCCGTATTTGATGCAGTGCGCGACTGGCTGAGCATCGATGAAGTGGTGTTGATTAAGGGGGCGGTAACGGAGGACAGTTTTAATGGCGGGATAAAACTCGATGCCGAGCAACTGGTGACCTTAGCCGAGATGCGCGCGCAAGAGGCACGTGCCATTAAACTTTATTGTGATGTCGCGCAGCTTAATGAGGCGAAAGTCGCTGCGTTAGCTGACCAGTTGCTGCCCTATTGGGCACAGCCCGACCAGCAGGGGTTGCCGCTAGTGGTCGAGTGTTACCAACAGCATGATCACGCGCGGGTCAGTATGCAACTTAAATCGAATGGGCTGGTGCGCCCAGATGATGCCTTATTAGAGTTATTACATCAGCAGGCCTGGTCAGTTGAGGTGGTTAAAAAGCGTGCGCAATGA